Proteins from a genomic interval of Clostridium sp. AN503:
- a CDS encoding DUF192 domain-containing protein: MKYSIKTGDRAGLFLENVTVADHFWTRFLGLMGRSRIGMEEGLFLKKVSCIHTCFMRFPICAVYLDKDLMVVDMEVIKPWRCGKLCKGAAHVLEIHQEQSKNIRLSAKLLLECSGQEMADGKGGGR; the protein is encoded by the coding sequence ATGAAATACAGTATAAAGACCGGTGATAGAGCCGGACTGTTCCTGGAAAATGTTACGGTCGCGGATCATTTCTGGACACGGTTTCTGGGACTGATGGGCCGAAGCAGGATTGGAATGGAGGAAGGGCTTTTCCTGAAAAAGGTATCCTGTATCCATACATGCTTTATGCGCTTTCCGATCTGCGCAGTGTATCTGGATAAGGACCTTATGGTTGTGGATATGGAAGTTATCAAACCGTGGCGCTGTGGAAAGCTGTGCAAAGGGGCAGCCCATGTTTTGGAAATACATCAGGAACAGTCAAAAAATATCAGATTATCTGCAAAGCTTTTGCTGGAATGCAGCGGGCAGGAAATGGCAGATGGAAAAGGAGGCGGCAGATGA
- a CDS encoding type II secretion system F family protein, whose protein sequence is MSDLIAVLSTGICIYCTVLFLLGRKSEALQAQLNAVERLGKDTRETGKRYKGFFLTRALRSVLGSLIARIGAVLPVSARDKERISLLMYQSGLNMKPEEYIALQFLLMGGGGLVGVYYGFATGGNMLLCAGIGVYTFYALMRFSSSGKAARRKEKIGKQFPELLDLLSISVEAGLGFNQAMQYITEQCEGPLVEEFQVAVRSMGLGQSRRTALEEMTYRCGLDEISIFVGAVIQADELGISLKNILNAQAKEIRNLRRMKTEEKAQKIPIKMLLPLAVFIFPVMMIIIMGPAIPKMMSMF, encoded by the coding sequence ATGAGTGATTTGATTGCGGTATTGAGCACGGGAATCTGTATCTACTGCACGGTACTGTTCCTTTTAGGAAGAAAGAGCGAGGCGCTTCAGGCACAGTTAAACGCGGTGGAACGGTTGGGAAAGGATACCAGGGAGACAGGAAAACGGTACAAAGGTTTTTTCCTTACAAGAGCTTTGAGATCAGTACTTGGCAGCCTGATCGCCCGGATCGGGGCGGTCCTTCCGGTGAGCGCCCGGGATAAAGAAAGAATCTCCCTTCTGATGTATCAGAGCGGATTGAATATGAAACCGGAAGAATATATTGCACTCCAGTTCCTGCTGATGGGAGGAGGGGGGCTGGTTGGAGTATATTACGGTTTTGCAACGGGAGGCAATATGCTTCTGTGCGCCGGTATCGGTGTATATACTTTTTATGCGCTGATGCGTTTTAGTTCGTCAGGAAAAGCCGCCAGAAGAAAAGAAAAGATAGGAAAGCAGTTTCCGGAGCTCCTGGATCTGCTGAGTATCAGCGTAGAGGCCGGTCTGGGTTTTAACCAGGCGATGCAGTATATCACAGAACAGTGCGAGGGACCGCTGGTGGAGGAATTTCAGGTGGCAGTGCGTTCCATGGGACTGGGACAGAGCCGGAGGACGGCATTGGAGGAGATGACTTACCGGTGCGGGCTTGACGAGATCAGTATTTTTGTAGGAGCGGTGATCCAGGCGGATGAGCTGGGGATCTCACTTAAAAATATATTGAATGCACAGGCCAAAGAAATAAGAAACTTGAGAAGGATGAAAACGGAAGAAAAGGCTCAGAAAATTCCCATTAAAATGCTGCTGCCCCTGGCTGTTTTCATATTTCCGGTTATGATGATCATCATTATGGGTCCGGCTATTCCCAAGATGATGTCGATGTTTTAA
- a CDS encoding type II secretion system F family protein has protein sequence MEILLLSLLFGVYVFSLCLFLLRVVFNGKSNLEKELDFIQAMGRKGDAGNREVQKKKKKRLTGFNISEKLREELEGSGIQMSGQEYLILWSSLIMIPPLLAYFLTGRLKVVLLVLVVCTALPPAVVKTLRKKRLEKFSGQLGDALMTVSNCLRSGFSFRQAIERVSTDMPDPIAEEFKAALLEVSYGASMESALDGIARRMENSDMEMINSAIKVQQQVGGNLSEVIDNISDTIKDRIRIRQSLKTLTAQGRMSGLILGLLPVVALIFMTMLNPEYMNTFYTTQFGRLLLTISFVMELTGFFVIRKIVNIKI, from the coding sequence ATGGAGATTTTGCTGTTATCGCTGTTGTTCGGCGTTTATGTATTCTCACTGTGCCTGTTCTTGCTGCGGGTGGTTTTCAACGGAAAGAGCAATTTGGAAAAAGAGCTTGATTTTATCCAGGCGATGGGCAGGAAAGGGGACGCCGGGAATCGAGAGGTACAGAAGAAAAAAAAGAAAAGGTTAACAGGATTTAATATATCTGAGAAGCTGCGGGAGGAACTGGAGGGCTCCGGGATACAGATGAGCGGACAGGAGTATCTGATACTCTGGAGCAGTTTGATCATGATCCCGCCGCTGCTGGCGTATTTCCTGACGGGGAGACTGAAGGTGGTGCTGCTGGTGCTTGTTGTCTGTACGGCGCTGCCTCCAGCCGTGGTAAAAACACTTCGGAAGAAACGGCTGGAAAAGTTTTCCGGACAGCTGGGGGATGCGCTTATGACGGTGAGCAACTGTCTGCGGAGCGGTTTTTCTTTCCGCCAGGCGATCGAACGGGTCAGCACGGACATGCCGGATCCGATAGCGGAAGAATTCAAAGCGGCGCTTTTGGAGGTCAGCTATGGGGCGTCCATGGAGAGCGCTTTAGACGGCATCGCCAGGCGCATGGAAAACAGCGATATGGAGATGATCAATTCTGCAATTAAGGTTCAGCAGCAGGTGGGAGGAAACCTGTCGGAGGTAATTGATAATATATCGGATACGATTAAAGACCGTATCCGTATCCGTCAGAGCCTGAAGACGCTGACTGCCCAGGGAAGAATGTCGGGTCTGATCCTGGGGCTGTTGCCCGTGGTTGCGCTGATTTTTATGACTATGCTAAACCCGGAGTATATGAATACCTTTTATACGACCCAATTTGGCAGATTGTTGCTGACTATATCATTTGTGATGGAGCTTACAGGATTTTTTGTAATCCGCAAAATCGTCAATATTAAAATCTAA
- a CDS encoding response regulator, which produces MLAIVVDDEINILEDIKRNLLRIEGVECRGAFLSSLEALKFVHKNTVELAILDIEMPGLNGIELASMMKDVQPDIQFIFVTGYDDYALAAYRLHAMDYITKPFSFAEFSQAVTRVGIMVDKLGAGNQNLTSRIEVRTFGKFDVYVDGTPLFFKYSKAKELFAYLVNARGGDVSMEQVVSALWEGRVYDDKVKQLYRKAVSVMRATFREADCQDICSYYRSYLAANNKKFQCDYYQFMEGNGDIRKSFMDNYMPEYSWAEETNAMLSNMIN; this is translated from the coding sequence ATGCTTGCAATAGTGGTGGATGATGAAATCAATATTCTGGAGGATATCAAAAGAAATCTTTTGAGGATAGAGGGGGTAGAGTGCCGTGGAGCGTTCTTATCTTCTCTTGAAGCACTCAAGTTCGTTCACAAAAATACCGTGGAGCTGGCTATACTGGATATTGAAATGCCGGGACTCAATGGAATTGAGCTTGCTTCCATGATGAAGGATGTGCAGCCGGATATACAGTTTATATTTGTGACGGGGTATGATGACTATGCACTGGCTGCATATCGTCTTCATGCAATGGACTACATAACAAAACCATTTTCATTTGCCGAGTTCAGCCAGGCCGTAACCAGGGTGGGGATTATGGTGGATAAGCTTGGGGCGGGGAATCAGAACCTGACCAGCCGGATTGAAGTGCGGACATTTGGAAAGTTTGATGTATATGTGGACGGCACCCCTCTTTTCTTTAAGTACAGCAAGGCAAAAGAACTGTTTGCTTATCTGGTGAACGCCAGGGGCGGGGACGTCTCCATGGAGCAGGTGGTATCAGCATTGTGGGAAGGCCGTGTTTATGATGACAAGGTAAAGCAGCTGTACCGGAAGGCGGTCTCTGTAATGCGTGCTACGTTCCGGGAAGCGGACTGCCAGGATATCTGTTCTTATTACCGGAGCTATCTGGCGGCGAACAATAAGAAGTTTCAATGCGACTATTATCAGTTTATGGAAGGGAACGGGGATATACGGAAATCTTTTATGGATAATTATATGCCGGAGTATTCGTGGGCGGAGGAAACCAATGCGATGCTCAGTAATATGATAAATTAG
- the cpaB gene encoding Flp pilus assembly protein CpaB: protein MKKTKLIALLAAIIATFAVWSALNSRKEIRLSKERMIPVVTARVGIPDGAVIDAGMLTVKEIPEAFVAGSVFAEIGDVVKNVAKGDIAPGEQITKGRLSSAEADEVGLAYRIQKGKRAITLEVGVEAGIANMIVPGNKVDILETNLNATGGLTTGYLLQGVEVLAVDSHLRRWDGAGADAYGSVTLSVTPEEALIVEMDSFTARTVNGGNIRLLLRPQDDDGLSTVQYVEVGAVQEQVCSAVQPTGRTGTGVREMNIRTLLVGFDDNMRDRLTYYFSESEIEIKGEIRDLAHGTEAIDRYKPGLLLVTASEERKLLMFCQQVYILYPEVTMVVVSDTAEPELLELAMEAGIRRVIAPMPQKEELVSTLKELCINESSRHFNRLEQDASVPKTEVLFVTGASGGIGRTTLAVNLAVKLAASRRKVVLLDFDMQYGDSSLFLGIEPKQTLAELLQEQKTPTLDTVNSYLDYHQSGIKVLFGPRSPEYAETISGKNIEKIVGILRNYYDYIVIDGAVGFGEVNLSVLDFSTTVMMVAQPQICNLKNTKKALLLLNSLNMEQKVRLVLKETPSKSISISDVERVLGRKVDTVLPYDEKSTTSALNQGKPVVMCAPKSPYTLGVARLSAMLEGAVPSAGGKKKAGRRTRRKLTKRGKT from the coding sequence ATGAAGAAGACAAAACTGATCGCCCTGCTGGCGGCCATCATCGCGACATTTGCCGTGTGGTCCGCGCTGAACAGCCGCAAAGAAATACGGCTTTCAAAGGAAAGAATGATTCCGGTCGTCACGGCCAGAGTTGGGATACCGGATGGTGCCGTGATTGATGCAGGAATGCTGACAGTGAAAGAGATACCAGAGGCGTTTGTAGCCGGTTCCGTATTTGCGGAGATCGGGGATGTGGTAAAGAATGTGGCAAAAGGAGATATTGCTCCGGGAGAACAGATTACAAAGGGACGCCTTTCTTCTGCTGAAGCAGATGAAGTAGGGCTCGCCTACCGGATCCAGAAGGGCAAACGGGCGATCACGCTGGAAGTGGGGGTAGAGGCGGGGATAGCCAATATGATTGTCCCCGGCAACAAAGTAGATATCCTGGAAACGAACCTGAATGCAACCGGAGGGCTCACAACCGGTTATTTGCTGCAGGGAGTGGAGGTTTTAGCAGTGGATTCCCATCTGAGAAGGTGGGATGGGGCAGGCGCCGATGCGTATGGCAGCGTTACACTGTCTGTCACACCGGAGGAAGCACTGATTGTGGAAATGGACAGCTTCACTGCGAGAACGGTCAATGGCGGGAATATCCGTCTGCTGTTGAGGCCTCAGGACGACGACGGGCTTTCGACGGTTCAGTATGTTGAAGTGGGAGCGGTTCAGGAGCAGGTCTGCAGCGCCGTCCAGCCAACCGGAAGAACTGGGACAGGAGTAAGGGAAATGAATATCAGGACGCTGTTAGTTGGATTTGACGATAATATGAGGGACAGGCTTACTTATTATTTTAGTGAGTCTGAGATCGAGATAAAAGGTGAGATAAGGGATTTAGCACATGGAACGGAAGCGATAGACAGGTACAAGCCGGGGCTGCTTCTTGTCACGGCGTCGGAGGAACGGAAGCTTTTGATGTTCTGTCAGCAGGTTTACATCCTGTATCCGGAAGTGACCATGGTTGTGGTATCTGATACTGCCGAGCCGGAGCTGCTTGAGCTGGCTATGGAGGCGGGGATACGCAGAGTGATAGCTCCGATGCCGCAGAAGGAGGAGCTGGTCAGTACGCTTAAGGAGCTTTGCATCAATGAGAGCTCCAGGCATTTTAACCGGCTTGAACAGGACGCATCCGTGCCCAAAACAGAGGTACTTTTTGTGACAGGGGCAAGCGGCGGGATCGGCAGGACAACCCTTGCTGTGAATCTTGCCGTGAAATTGGCTGCATCACGGCGAAAGGTAGTTCTGCTGGATTTTGACATGCAGTATGGGGACAGCAGCCTGTTCCTTGGAATTGAACCCAAGCAGACGCTGGCGGAGCTTCTGCAGGAGCAGAAAACACCGACCCTGGATACGGTCAACTCTTATTTAGACTACCATCAGTCAGGGATAAAAGTGTTATTTGGACCCAGAAGCCCTGAGTATGCAGAGACCATCAGCGGCAAAAATATCGAAAAGATAGTCGGCATCCTGCGGAATTACTATGACTATATTGTGATAGACGGAGCAGTGGGATTTGGGGAGGTTAATCTGTCGGTCCTTGATTTCAGTACGACAGTTATGATGGTTGCTCAGCCACAGATCTGCAACCTGAAAAACACAAAAAAAGCGCTGCTTCTTTTGAATTCCCTCAATATGGAGCAGAAGGTACGCCTGGTGCTTAAGGAGACTCCTTCCAAATCCATTTCCATCTCTGATGTGGAGCGGGTCCTGGGAAGAAAAGTGGATACGGTACTGCCGTATGATGAAAAATCTACGACCTCAGCGCTCAACCAGGGAAAGCCTGTCGTTATGTGTGCGCCTAAAAGCCCTTATACGCTGGGGGTAGCACGTCTTAGCGCCATGCTGGAAGGGGCCGTTCCTTCGGCAGGCGGAAAAAAGAAAGCAGGAAGGCGTACGCGGAGAAAACTTACAAAGCGGGGTAAAACATGA
- a CDS encoding A24 family peptidase, with protein sequence MSLCLIKYKEAKKGKAYPSYLFPEWRSWLYAAGLAAIWIWTMVVYWNNPLQTAFLAVLSTVAMVIIYIDNRYRIIANEITFPLMICGLVMNLAVGGVKGAAGSLAAAAIGFLLCMVSAAITRNRGAVGAGDVKLMMAAALVSGYPGFMYLLMFMAAAMGIYCVAGLCTRRLTLKSYFPMGGFIAAGMVFAFFEGSLMPWLYQMLR encoded by the coding sequence ATGAGTTTATGCCTGATCAAGTACAAAGAAGCTAAAAAAGGAAAAGCTTATCCGTCTTATCTGTTTCCGGAGTGGAGAAGCTGGCTTTATGCAGCAGGGCTGGCAGCGATCTGGATCTGGACCATGGTGGTTTACTGGAACAACCCGTTGCAGACCGCGTTTCTGGCAGTGTTGTCAACTGTGGCAATGGTGATCATCTATATAGACAACCGCTACCGGATTATTGCAAATGAGATCACATTTCCTTTAATGATATGCGGGCTTGTGATGAATCTGGCGGTAGGAGGAGTAAAGGGAGCGGCAGGAAGTCTGGCTGCGGCAGCGATCGGTTTTCTGCTGTGCATGGTATCGGCTGCCATTACAAGGAATAGAGGCGCTGTCGGCGCAGGAGACGTAAAGCTTATGATGGCGGCGGCTCTTGTGAGCGGATATCCGGGGTTTATGTATCTGCTGATGTTTATGGCAGCAGCGATGGGAATTTACTGTGTGGCAGGTCTCTGTACAAGAAGATTAACCCTGAAAAGCTATTTTCCCATGGGAGGATTTATTGCAGCAGGTATGGTGTTCGCCTTTTTTGAAGGGTCATTGATGCCATGGCTTTATCAGATGCTTAGATGA
- a CDS encoding 4Fe-4S dicluster domain-containing protein, producing the protein MKRIMIDASLCTGCLNCSIACMNAHRDPRIPGTFNAADPENPPRNRVEQRKTKYYPIFCRCCSDPDCVNACMSKALVKDRETGLVTYNEEACAKCFMCVMVCRYGHPKPSAALDRVVRCDFCRDTEEKEPQCVKACPVKAIYVQEVDA; encoded by the coding sequence ATGAAACGCATTATGATTGACGCATCCCTGTGCACAGGCTGTTTAAACTGCAGTATTGCATGTATGAATGCCCACAGAGATCCCCGGATACCGGGTACATTTAATGCCGCAGACCCGGAGAATCCGCCCAGAAACAGAGTGGAGCAGCGAAAAACGAAATATTATCCAATTTTCTGCCGGTGCTGCAGCGACCCGGATTGTGTAAATGCCTGCATGAGCAAAGCTTTGGTGAAGGACAGAGAAACAGGGCTTGTTACATACAATGAGGAGGCGTGTGCTAAATGTTTCATGTGTGTTATGGTCTGCCGGTACGGACATCCAAAACCGTCCGCAGCCTTAGACCGGGTTGTCCGGTGTGATTTCTGCCGGGATACAGAAGAGAAGGAACCGCAATGTGTGAAAGCATGTCCTGTAAAAGCTATTTATGTACAGGAGGTGGATGCATGA
- the cooS gene encoding anaerobic carbon-monoxide dehydrogenase catalytic subunit, which yields MSQQTEQWRCDICPSADKELEEYIGELPYETSFHRAEGQSVKCGFGLLGTCCRLCANGPCRIVPGGERGVCGADADTIVVRSFLRAVASGSGCYIHVVENAAKNLKKTALARGTFTSVRALERLAAILGVEIRENIYETAMEIADTIKEDLYREPDSIMYNIRELSLPQRYEVWKNTGILPGGAKAEVFDGAVKTSTNLSSDPEDMLLHCLRLGISTGIYGLKLSNLINDILIGEPEIYFAPVGLQVIDPDYINIMVTGHQETLFAQIMKAASSPEGEAVAVGAGAKGFRIVGCTCVGQDMQQRKARYRDVYAGTAGNNFVSEAVLSTGAIDGVISEFNCTLPGIENLCSILDVEQICIDKMAKKRTAELIPYNFETADEDAKKILNKIADRYKARRSKVEIRLLEHHGNRKSLAGLSELSLKKFLGGTWKPLLELIISGKVKGVAGVVGCSSLDGGHDVLTEQLVRELIKKDILVLSAGCTSGGLSNCGLMEAGAAELAGESLKEVCLALGIPPVLNFGSCLAIGRLEMVAEELAGELAIDISQLPLVLSAAQWLEEQALADGAYGLALGLTLHLGKAPFVEGSPLAVEVLTKQMEHITGGRLILEGDGIAAADQLEEVIMQKRKALNI from the coding sequence ATGAGTCAGCAGACAGAACAATGGAGATGTGATATCTGCCCGAGCGCGGATAAGGAGCTTGAGGAATATATTGGGGAACTGCCTTACGAAACGTCATTTCACAGAGCAGAAGGACAGTCTGTAAAATGTGGTTTTGGCCTTCTGGGAACATGCTGCCGTCTCTGTGCGAACGGGCCATGCCGGATTGTCCCAGGAGGAGAGCGGGGAGTCTGCGGCGCCGACGCCGACACAATTGTGGTGCGTAGCTTTTTGAGAGCGGTAGCGAGCGGTTCTGGCTGTTATATCCATGTGGTGGAGAACGCGGCCAAAAACCTGAAGAAAACGGCCCTTGCAAGAGGAACCTTTACGAGTGTCAGGGCATTGGAACGTCTGGCCGCTATTCTTGGAGTCGAGATACGGGAAAATATATATGAGACGGCAATGGAGATAGCAGATACCATAAAAGAAGACCTTTACCGGGAGCCGGACAGTATCATGTATAACATAAGGGAGCTGAGTCTGCCGCAGCGGTACGAGGTCTGGAAAAATACAGGCATTCTTCCCGGCGGCGCAAAGGCGGAGGTATTTGACGGAGCGGTTAAAACATCCACCAACTTATCCAGCGATCCGGAGGATATGCTTCTGCATTGTCTGAGATTGGGGATTTCCACAGGAATATACGGACTGAAGCTGTCGAACCTGATCAATGATATTCTGATTGGCGAACCGGAGATCTACTTTGCGCCGGTAGGTCTGCAGGTGATCGATCCTGACTACATCAATATTATGGTGACGGGGCATCAGGAAACACTTTTTGCCCAGATCATGAAGGCGGCGTCATCACCTGAGGGAGAGGCTGTTGCAGTGGGAGCGGGCGCAAAGGGATTCCGGATTGTGGGCTGTACCTGTGTGGGACAGGATATGCAGCAGAGGAAGGCCCGGTATCGGGATGTCTATGCGGGAACGGCAGGCAACAATTTTGTAAGTGAGGCGGTTCTGTCTACCGGGGCGATTGACGGGGTGATATCTGAGTTTAACTGTACACTGCCCGGTATAGAGAATCTCTGCTCCATACTGGATGTAGAACAAATCTGCATTGACAAAATGGCGAAAAAGAGAACGGCGGAGTTAATTCCCTATAACTTTGAGACAGCTGATGAGGATGCAAAAAAGATACTAAATAAGATAGCAGACCGATATAAGGCCAGAAGAAGCAAGGTGGAGATACGGCTGCTGGAACATCACGGCAACCGGAAGAGCCTGGCTGGCTTAAGCGAGCTGTCGCTGAAAAAGTTTTTGGGCGGCACCTGGAAACCGCTGCTTGAGCTTATTATCAGCGGAAAAGTAAAGGGCGTTGCAGGCGTGGTGGGGTGTTCCAGCTTAGACGGCGGCCATGATGTGCTGACGGAACAGCTTGTCCGTGAACTCATAAAGAAAGATATTCTCGTCCTGAGCGCAGGATGTACCTCCGGAGGGCTTTCCAACTGCGGCCTGATGGAAGCTGGCGCCGCTGAACTGGCAGGTGAATCCCTGAAGGAGGTTTGTCTCGCCCTTGGCATTCCGCCGGTGCTGAATTTTGGTTCCTGCCTTGCCATTGGAAGGCTGGAGATGGTGGCTGAGGAACTGGCTGGTGAACTGGCAATTGATATTTCCCAACTGCCGCTGGTGCTCTCCGCGGCCCAATGGCTGGAGGAACAGGCTTTGGCTGACGGCGCCTATGGCCTGGCGCTGGGACTTACACTCCATCTTGGAAAGGCGCCGTTTGTGGAGGGAAGCCCATTGGCTGTTGAGGTGCTCACAAAACAGATGGAGCATATCACAGGCGGCCGTCTGATTCTTGAGGGAGACGGGATCGCTGCCGCGGATCAGTTGGAAGAAGTTATTATGCAGAAGAGAAAAGCCCTCAACATATAG
- a CDS encoding transglutaminase domain-containing protein: MRKNTLAGYMAGVLLCILMLALIPAETLAKDGSSGISYEAAGATIIKLMENENCRPGYIKTEIVFLSQEEVEDFARYFYNQYYYGSVSVKVCYTIYTDKPGKYYLSVYTDKPQEAAREQRAAEKMLEDVAAGMNAQGDYDKAMEVYQWTYDHFEYDYSLRNINVYSALKTGETVCNGYTRIFQALCTKRGLDCEIVYGEGHAWNKVWLEGQWRYVDITWNKNLSENRWLFLLEDEMSSRHRPLEE; this comes from the coding sequence ATGAGAAAAAATACCTTGGCAGGATACATGGCAGGCGTATTATTATGTATTCTGATGCTGGCCCTTATACCGGCGGAAACGTTGGCGAAAGACGGCAGTTCTGGAATCAGTTATGAGGCGGCGGGCGCTACCATTATAAAGCTTATGGAAAATGAGAACTGTCGGCCGGGATACATAAAAACAGAGATTGTTTTTTTGAGCCAGGAGGAAGTAGAAGATTTTGCCAGGTATTTCTATAACCAATATTATTATGGCAGTGTTTCCGTGAAGGTGTGTTATACGATATATACAGACAAACCGGGAAAATATTATCTCAGCGTCTATACGGACAAGCCGCAGGAGGCTGCCAGGGAGCAGAGGGCGGCTGAAAAAATGCTGGAAGATGTGGCTGCCGGTATGAACGCCCAGGGTGATTATGACAAGGCGATGGAAGTTTATCAGTGGACATACGACCATTTTGAGTATGATTACAGCTTAAGAAATATCAATGTATACAGCGCGCTCAAGACCGGGGAGACGGTATGCAATGGTTACACCCGGATTTTTCAGGCTCTCTGTACGAAAAGAGGATTGGACTGTGAGATTGTGTACGGTGAAGGGCATGCGTGGAACAAAGTATGGCTGGAAGGACAGTGGCGGTATGTGGACATAACCTGGAACAAGAACCTGTCTGAAAATAGATGGCTGTTTTTGTTGGAGGATGAGATGAGCAGCCGTCACAGACCGCTGGAGGAATAG
- a CDS encoding Flp family type IVb pilin: MRGFNEMKKWFVEEESGQGMVEYGLIIVLIAIAVITALTGVGKNLTDKFDEIGKAIGGAQTP, encoded by the coding sequence ATGAGAGGATTTAATGAGATGAAAAAGTGGTTTGTGGAAGAAGAAAGCGGCCAGGGCATGGTGGAGTACGGTTTGATTATCGTTCTGATTGCCATCGCCGTAATAACAGCGCTTACGGGAGTTGGCAAAAATCTGACTGATAAGTTTGATGAGATTGGCAAGGCAATTGGGGGAGCCCAGACCCCGTAA